Proteins encoded within one genomic window of Candidatus Cloacimonadota bacterium:
- a CDS encoding 4Fe-4S dicluster domain-containing protein, which yields MKVYTVTKRQWTEFLSEFLLDYQVYAPIKKENSVDFEELIPRKIDSIYYDGNTPITPLKAFLFPVKENVVNLKKPQPKIVIGVPNCDLAALNLLDNIYLGEEFLDPTYKDNRENTIIFGKDCYQYKDSCHCTAYDLKPYPEKNSDVSMSIMDDKFYLSPMSKKGEQFLEKYKINKSEESEELPEKIIEKRDEMVKGLQELNKNLPNQSESRLGIEKENVELWKHHASTCVSCGACSFICPTCHCFLLVDKENFEKVKNWDVCQFPSFAKVAAGEDPLKKLYDRLKYRYLCKFIYKPDMFKAIACTGCGRCIDTCIGKINKNDVIKEACKQG from the coding sequence ATGAAAGTTTATACTGTAACTAAAAGACAGTGGACGGAGTTTTTAAGTGAATTTTTGTTAGACTACCAAGTGTACGCTCCCATCAAGAAAGAGAATTCGGTCGACTTCGAAGAGTTAATACCCCGTAAGATCGATTCAATCTATTATGACGGCAATACCCCAATAACTCCCCTGAAAGCTTTTTTGTTTCCTGTAAAGGAGAATGTGGTCAACTTGAAAAAGCCCCAACCGAAAATTGTTATTGGTGTTCCTAACTGTGATCTGGCAGCTTTGAATCTACTCGATAATATCTATCTGGGAGAAGAGTTCTTGGATCCAACTTACAAGGATAATCGTGAAAACACGATAATTTTTGGGAAGGATTGCTATCAGTACAAAGATAGTTGCCATTGCACCGCTTATGATCTGAAACCTTATCCGGAAAAGAACTCTGATGTATCTATGTCTATAATGGATGATAAGTTCTATCTTTCACCGATGAGTAAAAAGGGTGAACAGTTTCTGGAAAAGTATAAGATCAACAAAAGCGAAGAGTCCGAAGAGTTGCCGGAAAAGATTATTGAGAAAAGAGATGAGATGGTAAAAGGACTTCAGGAGCTAAACAAAAATCTTCCCAATCAATCGGAGAGTCGACTTGGTATAGAAAAAGAGAACGTTGAACTCTGGAAACATCATGCATCAACTTGTGTATCTTGTGGAGCTTGTTCCTTTATCTGTCCAACTTGTCATTGTTTTCTCTTAGTTGATAAGGAGAACTTTGAGAAGGTTAAAAACTGGGATGTTTGTCAATTTCCCTCTTTTGCTAAGGTGGCTGCCGGCGAAGATCCCTTAAAGAAGCTCTATGACCGGCTGAAGTATCGCTATCTTTGTAAATTTATTTACAAACCGGATATGTTCAAGGCAATTGCCTGTACCGGTTGTGGCAGATGTATCGATACATGCATTGGTAAGATCAACAAAAATGATGTAATCAAAGAAGCCTGTAAGCAAGGATAA
- a CDS encoding FAD/NAD(P)-binding protein — translation MQDKNIYKPIKAKLIEVIDESPMIKTFVLVPEEEFFFKTGQFIEATVDGVGEAPFTPSSSPLVTTQLDLTVMKAGYVTEKMHEMKPGDYMGIRGPYGRGYPVEEYYDKEVLILGGGCGFAPIRSLLYSLKAVSDKLRKVTFCYGSKTPVDCIYKPYITELRETPKFEVYRSVDKGDESWTEKVGVVTVLLDDVKVDIPNSVAVVCGPPIMMKFGTKRLLEMGYPEDKIYLSMEKNMSCGVGKCGHCAMGDYFVCKDGPVFTYNEIKNHPHIWM, via the coding sequence ATGCAGGATAAAAACATATACAAACCGATAAAAGCTAAACTGATCGAAGTGATCGATGAGTCTCCGATGATCAAGACTTTCGTACTGGTTCCTGAAGAGGAGTTTTTCTTTAAAACAGGTCAGTTTATTGAAGCAACAGTAGATGGGGTAGGTGAAGCACCCTTCACTCCATCTTCCTCACCATTAGTAACAACTCAGTTAGATCTGACCGTGATGAAAGCCGGTTATGTTACCGAAAAGATGCATGAGATGAAACCGGGTGACTATATGGGTATCCGAGGACCTTACGGGAGAGGATATCCAGTCGAAGAATATTATGACAAGGAAGTGCTGATACTTGGTGGAGGTTGCGGTTTTGCTCCTATCAGGTCACTACTCTATAGTCTGAAAGCGGTATCGGATAAGTTGAGGAAAGTGACTTTTTGCTATGGTTCCAAAACACCGGTAGATTGTATCTACAAGCCCTATATAACAGAACTTCGTGAAACACCTAAATTCGAAGTTTATCGCTCGGTAGATAAAGGTGATGAGAGCTGGACAGAGAAGGTCGGTGTCGTAACAGTATTGCTTGATGATGTAAAGGTAGATATTCCGAATTCAGTAGCAGTAGTCTGCGGGCCACCAATAATGATGAAGTTCGGAACCAAGAGACTTTTGGAGATGGGATATCCTGAAGATAAGATCTATCTATCAATGGAAAAGAACATGTCATGTGGAGTTGGTAAATGCGGACACTGTGCCATGGGTGACTACTTTGTCTGCAAAGACGGACCTGTCTTTACCTATAACGAAATCAAAAATCATCCTCATATCTGGATGTAA
- a CDS encoding 4Fe-4S binding protein, with protein sequence MSKKILIDLAKFRENATNGEYNYGECTYDFHPNNIGMKDIVEQAMMRLTCRRCEEAPCVNVCPAEALEKDEEGYLKRFTNLCIGCQSCVAACPFGTLSNRIITDKKSICDLCDFNEESKPLKCMQTAPEGAITFTEAEANEAEGIFQLNDKVLVKEIRWEDLKQNE encoded by the coding sequence ATGAGTAAGAAGATACTGATTGATTTAGCCAAGTTTCGCGAAAATGCAACTAATGGAGAATACAACTACGGAGAATGTACTTATGATTTTCATCCGAATAATATTGGGATGAAAGATATTGTTGAACAAGCAATGATGAGATTGACTTGCCGACGTTGTGAAGAAGCACCCTGCGTTAATGTATGCCCTGCAGAAGCGTTGGAGAAAGATGAGGAAGGATATCTTAAAAGATTTACCAATCTCTGTATCGGGTGTCAGTCGTGTGTAGCTGCCTGTCCTTTTGGCACATTATCAAATAGAATTATTACAGATAAGAAATCGATTTGTGATTTATGTGATTTTAATGAGGAGTCAAAACCACTTAAATGTATGCAGACAGCTCCGGAGGGGGCGATCACTTTCACTGAAGCTGAGGCAAATGAAGCTGAAGGGATTTTTCAATTAAATGATAAAGTACTGGTGAAAGAGATCAGGTGGGAAGATTTAAAGCAAAATGAATGA
- a CDS encoding NADH-quinone oxidoreductase subunit H, translated as MGIEIFYFLIFPGLLFSGIIGGLISWVDRKITARVQFRQGPPMLQPFYDFVKLLVKETLIPARGSITTFILAPVFALFGATISAVFILLPILGIDHGFAGDIIVIVYLLNIPSLSYIMGALASGNPLAAVGASREMKLILSYEIPFLLVLISIIIKAGMTISLSEIVAVQMTSGAFIGSISGIIGFITVLMCIQAKLGLVPFDMAEGEGEICDGIAIEFSGSILALIKLTKYIMFFILPALVAGIYFAGLPLTGINILWSILKIFAVVLLITLIRNTNPRVRIEQAMRFFWIWMNLLAIISIILAVFGL; from the coding sequence ATGGGAATTGAGATATTTTACTTTCTGATCTTTCCGGGATTGCTCTTTTCCGGAATTATAGGCGGATTAATCAGTTGGGTAGATAGAAAGATTACTGCCAGAGTGCAATTTCGGCAAGGTCCTCCAATGTTACAGCCATTTTACGACTTTGTTAAACTATTGGTAAAGGAAACCCTAATTCCTGCCAGAGGATCAATTACTACCTTTATTTTAGCCCCAGTGTTTGCCCTATTTGGAGCTACTATTTCAGCCGTTTTTATTCTGTTGCCTATCTTAGGGATTGATCATGGTTTTGCCGGTGATATCATTGTCATAGTTTATCTGCTGAATATTCCCTCGTTGTCCTATATTATGGGTGCTCTGGCTTCCGGTAACCCTTTAGCAGCCGTTGGTGCATCCCGTGAAATGAAACTTATCTTGAGTTATGAAATACCGTTCCTGCTGGTTCTGATCTCGATCATCATCAAAGCAGGAATGACGATAAGTTTATCAGAGATCGTAGCAGTACAAATGACATCGGGAGCTTTCATAGGTAGTATCTCAGGTATAATAGGTTTTATAACTGTTTTGATGTGTATTCAGGCAAAACTCGGTTTAGTTCCCTTTGATATGGCGGAAGGTGAGGGGGAGATCTGCGACGGGATAGCTATTGAATTTTCCGGATCGATATTAGCACTGATCAAGCTGACGAAGTATATAATGTTCTTTATACTGCCTGCTTTGGTAGCCGGTATTTATTTCGCAGGGCTACCTTTAACTGGTATCAATATCTTATGGTCAATATTGAAAATTTTTGCAGTAGTTTTATTAATTACATTAATTCGCAACACTAATCCGCGAGTTCGTATAGAACAGGCAATGCGATTTTTCTGGATATGGATGAATTTGCTGGCGATAATAAGTATCATATTAGCAGTCTTTGGATTATAA
- a CDS encoding GxxExxY protein has translation MDSNKIQDLLFGQECYQIIGACYTVHNELGNGFLEPVYQEALSIEMANNKIPFEREKHISIHYKGYILDKKYIADFVCYDKIILELKSVDDLIDEHASQVFNYLKASKMRLGLLINFGKTKLQYKRVIL, from the coding sequence ATGGACTCGAATAAAATTCAGGATTTGCTGTTTGGTCAGGAGTGTTATCAGATCATTGGTGCTTGTTATACTGTTCATAACGAGCTAGGGAATGGGTTTTTAGAACCGGTTTATCAAGAAGCTTTATCAATTGAAATGGCAAACAACAAAATCCCATTCGAAAGAGAAAAACATATAAGTATTCATTATAAAGGATATATTTTGGATAAGAAATACATAGCTGATTTTGTTTGCTACGATAAAATTATCTTAGAATTGAAGTCTGTTGATGATCTAATAGACGAACACGCATCTCAAGTCTTTAATTACTTGAAAGCAAGTAAAATGCGGTTAGGGTTATTAATCAATTTCGGTAAGACAAAACTACAGTATAAAAGGGTAATCCTATGA